From the genome of Brassica oleracea var. oleracea cultivar TO1000 chromosome C4, BOL, whole genome shotgun sequence:
CATTTTGTTTTCAATTTGTGATTTTTAACATATCCTTTAATGAATTAGAGTGTGTTGTTAATACAGTGTCAGTTTCTGTTTGTTTGTAAGACCATTTATAATTATCACATGGTTAGAAAGAGAGAGACTCACTCCACATAACCTGAGAGAGTCAAGGAGCTAATGTATTCACGAGAATAACACCAACAAAGATAAGTACCTCAAAATCGGTTCAAACAAAAAGTGCTTGAATAAAGAAGAAACATGTGTGTATGGCCTTACAAAACCCATCAAGTACTCTTTTTCTAATTTGTGTCTACCCTTCTCTTACCAATCTCATGTTCCTGAGAGTCCCTACCTCTTTGTCTCTCACGACCCCACACGTGTCACTTTCAGTCACTTCCATTTATAATTGCATCTCTCACACACACTCGAAACCTATTTTGTATTCTTTACTAGCTTTCTTCTTCAACTCTTCACTTTTTTTATCATACCTTGTTTAGATTTTGATTTGTTCACGTGTCTCTGTCTTGTCTTGTCCCATAATCCTTAAACCCTTCACTCAAACACACACTTAAAAGATTCTAATTAACATCATTAAAAAATACTAAAGAATTCTCAGTATAATAATATCACCAAAAACTCTCTCTCTCTGTCTCTATTACACAATGAAGACTAAAAGAGCTTTACCCTCTCCTTCCTCACTCCTCTTCCATCTCCTGATAACACCTATCTTCCTCTGCGAAGCCAACACAGTCTCAATGCCTCCTTCTGAGTCAGAGACTCTCTTCACAATCATGGACTCAATGTCATCAGATCAACAATGGCGTCAGTCTCACCCAAACCCTTGCGCACCTGGCTCGTCCTGGCCAGGGATCGAATGCAAAACCGGTCCAGACCGGTTACCTCACGTCTCAAGACTCGATTTCGGCTCAGCTCCTAACCCGTCTTGTAAATCCTCAGCTTCGTTCCCTCACTTGATCTTCACCCTCCCTTTTCTACAATCAGTCTTCTTCTTCAACTGCTTCACTCACTCCCCAACCACAATCATCTTCCCCATCAAGCTCCTCCCTAACTCCTCTCTCCAACAGCTCAGCCTCAGATCAAACCCTTCCCTCTCGGGACAAATCCCTCCTCTCATCTCATCCCTCACATCCTTACAAATCCTCACCCTCTCACAGAACAAACTAACCGGAGCCATCCCTCCCGTTCTCTTCTCCCTGAAGAGTCTCCTCCACCTCGATCTCAGCTACAACAAGCTCACAGGCGCAATCCCTCTAACACTGGGAAACCTCAACAGCCTCGTGGGGTTAGACCTAAGCTACAACTCGCTAACGGGCCTCATCCCTCCGACGATCTCCCAACTGGGCACGCTTCAAAAACTCGACTTGAGCTCGAACGCTCTCTCCGGAGCCATCCCGCAAGGAGTCGAAAAGCTTCGGTCTTTATCGTTTATAGCGTTGAGCAACAACAGACTCAGAGGAGCTTTCCCGAAAGGAATCTCGAAGCTCGAGAGCTTACAGTACTTCATAATGGATAACAATCCAATGCACGTGCCCTTACCCGTCGAGCTGGGGCTCCTCCCCAAGCTTCAAGAGATCCAGCTCGAGAACTGTGGTTACTCCGGCGCGATCCCGGAGAGTTACACGAGGCTGATGAATCTCAGCTCGCTGTCTCTCGCTGATAATAAGTTAACGGGAGAGATCCCACCAGGGTTTGGTGCTTTGCCTCACGTTTTCCATCTGAATCTGAGCAGGAACTCGCTGATCGGCGTGGTTCCGTTTGATTCGAGTTTTTTGAGACGGTTGGGTAAGAATTTGGATTTGAGCGGGAACAGAGGGTTGTGTCTGAATCCGGAGGATGAGTTTAGTGTCGTTAAGACAGGAGTTGATCTCTGCGGGAGGAATGTTACTATTCATCCGTCGTCGAAGAAATCTCAAGCGTCTACTTCTCGGTGTTGTTACGGATCTTGCTTGTTGGCTAATGCTCTGTTTCAGGTGGTTCTGTTTCTGGGATTACGTCATCATCGGTAATAAAAAAAAACAGAATAAAGACAATTTAAATATTAGGTCCCTGAAAAAGAGAGGAGATTTGTGTTTGTTCCCAAAGTAGACGATGGTTTCAATGTAGTTTATGTTGTTTTTAGTTTAAATATTTTCAGATTATTAATAAAATTTTCAAGTCATTATGGGGTTAGGTGTGTATATGGGTCCTGAACAAGTTCATAGCCGTGTGTATATAAATGTGTGTGTATAGAAAAGGAAAATAACAGATGAAACGACGTTTTTTGTTTTCTACTATTGGATAATAATTTAAAAATTTCAAGAAATTTGTTTTAGATAATATATAAATATTTAATAGATAGAGTGTAATGAACAAAAAAAAAAAAGGGAGAGCTGTTCGGAGGAAGAGTGGTGCAGTGCAC
Proteins encoded in this window:
- the LOC106339703 gene encoding protein TOO MANY MOUTHS, with translation MKTKRALPSPSSLLFHLLITPIFLCEANTVSMPPSESETLFTIMDSMSSDQQWRQSHPNPCAPGSSWPGIECKTGPDRLPHVSRLDFGSAPNPSCKSSASFPHLIFTLPFLQSVFFFNCFTHSPTTIIFPIKLLPNSSLQQLSLRSNPSLSGQIPPLISSLTSLQILTLSQNKLTGAIPPVLFSLKSLLHLDLSYNKLTGAIPLTLGNLNSLVGLDLSYNSLTGLIPPTISQLGTLQKLDLSSNALSGAIPQGVEKLRSLSFIALSNNRLRGAFPKGISKLESLQYFIMDNNPMHVPLPVELGLLPKLQEIQLENCGYSGAIPESYTRLMNLSSLSLADNKLTGEIPPGFGALPHVFHLNLSRNSLIGVVPFDSSFLRRLGKNLDLSGNRGLCLNPEDEFSVVKTGVDLCGRNVTIHPSSKKSQASTSRCCYGSCLLANALFQVVLFLGLRHHR